A single window of Desulfovibrio sp. G11 DNA harbors:
- a CDS encoding ASKHA domain-containing protein: MLLRIFSAASGKANPVEGASVPLLELAAAPGDSLSRAIWLSGLLPPLPLCGGLGRCGRCRVRFSSPVPPPLPAEAEVFSVWELEQGWRLACRRQVPDAAQLDIALPPENLAGHAELPVRPDGEYPQPASAPTGEGALPASPAGLVPLALAVDLGTTSVYWRAVRLPEACRKSDACGQARNGLPVRGCVPARSAPCGIAAGKYSGAPEVMGQGHFLNPQAGAGADVMSRLAVARHEPGRAVLSRLARQSLLRVADSLERGGMGRVERLCVAANTAMTDIFLDRPVEGLCAAPYRLEHQGHEWADVPGFPPVYIPPLPAPFAGGDVSAGLAALLAADVPRPFVLADLGTNGELALMDEAGGLLLASVPLGPALEGIGPQCGQLAGPGVITDFSLAPTGLEAHFFMPEPHAAAKPGPVPDAMPDTVWGTVPHGGHCPCPACQTATGETERRDPAEGALPPVRGISATGYVSLLAVLLRVGLLREDGAFVPDPAMPLARRLAVALEAGNGSGGARLRLPYGQWLCAADVEELLKVKAAFALALESLLAAAGLAPQDVSSLCLAGALGEHVRAHDLQTIGLISPALAPRLRAVGNASLDGAALLAVHPRHREELARLCARANVLSLVDEKNFHQNYLRHMRFGA, translated from the coding sequence ATGCTGTTACGAATATTTTCTGCCGCCTCCGGCAAGGCTAACCCTGTGGAAGGCGCATCCGTACCGCTTTTGGAGCTTGCGGCTGCACCGGGCGACAGTCTTTCGCGGGCCATCTGGCTTTCGGGGCTGCTGCCCCCCCTGCCGCTATGTGGAGGGCTTGGCCGCTGCGGGCGCTGCCGGGTGCGTTTTTCCAGTCCTGTGCCGCCGCCCCTGCCTGCTGAGGCGGAGGTTTTTTCCGTATGGGAACTGGAACAGGGCTGGCGGCTGGCCTGCCGCCGTCAAGTGCCTGACGCCGCGCAACTGGATATTGCCCTGCCGCCGGAAAATCTTGCAGGGCATGCGGAACTTCCGGTCAGGCCGGACGGGGAGTACCCGCAGCCCGCGTCTGCACCCACAGGCGAAGGTGCACTTCCGGCGTCCCCGGCAGGGCTTGTCCCTTTGGCGCTGGCCGTGGACCTTGGGACCACCTCCGTGTACTGGCGGGCCGTGCGCCTGCCAGAAGCATGCCGAAAAAGCGATGCTTGCGGCCAGGCTCGCAATGGCCTGCCTGTCAGGGGTTGCGTGCCTGCCCGGTCTGCTCCGTGCGGCATTGCTGCCGGAAAGTACAGCGGTGCGCCGGAGGTTATGGGGCAGGGGCATTTTCTGAATCCGCAGGCCGGGGCCGGGGCTGATGTCATGTCCCGTCTGGCCGTGGCGAGGCACGAGCCGGGGCGCGCCGTGCTGTCCCGTCTTGCCCGGCAGAGCCTGCTGCGGGTGGCGGACTCGCTTGAGCGCGGTGGCATGGGCCGTGTAGAGCGTTTGTGCGTGGCGGCCAATACGGCCATGACGGATATTTTTCTCGACCGCCCGGTGGAGGGCCTTTGTGCAGCGCCCTACCGCCTTGAGCATCAAGGGCATGAATGGGCGGACGTGCCGGGCTTTCCCCCCGTGTATATTCCCCCCTTGCCCGCGCCCTTTGCCGGGGGCGATGTGAGCGCGGGGCTGGCGGCCCTGCTTGCCGCTGATGTGCCGCGTCCCTTTGTGCTGGCAGACCTTGGCACCAACGGCGAACTGGCCCTGATGGACGAGGCTGGCGGCCTCTTGCTTGCCAGCGTGCCTCTTGGCCCGGCCCTTGAGGGTATTGGCCCGCAGTGCGGGCAGCTTGCCGGGCCGGGGGTGATCACGGATTTCAGCCTGGCGCCCACCGGGCTTGAAGCGCATTTCTTTATGCCGGAGCCGCATGCCGCAGCAAAGCCGGGGCCTGTGCCGGATGCTATGCCGGATACCGTGTGGGGGACAGTGCCACATGGCGGGCATTGTCCTTGTCCGGCCTGCCAGACTGCGACTGGCGAAACCGAACGACGCGATCCGGCGGAAGGGGCCTTGCCCCCGGTGCGCGGCATCAGCGCCACGGGCTATGTGTCTTTGCTGGCGGTGCTGCTGCGTGTCGGTCTGTTGCGCGAAGATGGAGCGTTTGTGCCGGACCCGGCCATGCCGCTGGCCCGCAGGCTGGCCGTTGCGCTGGAGGCCGGAAACGGAAGCGGCGGGGCGCGTTTGCGCCTGCCTTACGGACAGTGGCTGTGCGCCGCGGATGTGGAGGAACTGCTCAAGGTAAAGGCGGCCTTTGCCCTGGCTCTTGAGAGTCTGCTCGCAGCGGCGGGGCTTGCCCCGCAGGACGTAAGCTCCCTGTGTCTGGCCGGCGCCCTTGGCGAACATGTGCGGGCGCATGACCTGCAAACTATTGGTTTAATTTCGCCAGCCCTGGCGCCGCGCCTGCGCGCTGTGGGCAATGCCTCACTTGACGGCGCGGCGCTTCTGGCCGTGCACCCGCGTCATCGTGAGGAACTGGCCCGGCTCTGCGCCCGGGCCAACGTGCTTTCTCTTGTAGACGAAAAGAATTTTCACCAGAACTATTTGCGCCACATGCGCTTCGGAGCATAA